One Pseudoalteromonas sp. UG3-2 DNA window includes the following coding sequences:
- a CDS encoding MFS transporter: MNNQQNGTAVNTDMAMPRQGKFAFGRTFYIANIMEIFERLAWYGFFAVSSIYMTTPKSQGGIGFSDIERGAVQGIIPFFLYLLPVFTGAVGDRVGYKKMFLWAFIIMAPGYYLLGQAQSFWSFFAALSAVAFGAACFKPVVVGTVSHSTHDGNRALGFGIFYTMVNIGGFIGPLVAGYMRAISWDAVFLMSAGWILLNFITLLFYQDHTQKSQLSLRDTFKSAQSVLGNGRLALTLFCSLALLMSAGVEFISYTSALSLIALWLLTNWLWDNYLRASALTASSWWRQPTQVSNPTFALYLLILAGFWTVYNQLFYTLPLYIRDYADTQDLLSWFGPAATEFLAHVNVAALADEIIALFARIQAEEVINLEALRLQWVHLKVNVPITELELLVSSLTNIHQLGESLSLAQATEMAHELVQYRQINPEYLINLNFIMIVLAQILVSILCQRFKPFYVLVSGLVVIVAAFLLLLMGASWISGQLVVSVIMLIALGEMLASPKSQEFVASIAPKSQTALYMGYYFVSMALGFLFAGFLSGWSYKVLVQEMAQPKLMWGLFAVIAACTAIALLWLNGVIIRQRATSVGRD; the protein is encoded by the coding sequence ATGAATAATCAACAAAATGGCACAGCGGTAAACACTGACATGGCCATGCCAAGGCAAGGTAAATTTGCCTTCGGGCGCACTTTTTATATTGCCAATATCATGGAGATTTTCGAGCGCCTCGCCTGGTATGGCTTTTTTGCGGTGTCATCGATTTACATGACCACACCTAAGTCACAAGGCGGCATTGGCTTTAGCGACATAGAGCGAGGAGCGGTGCAAGGGATCATCCCGTTTTTTCTTTACTTATTGCCGGTGTTCACCGGTGCCGTTGGTGATCGCGTGGGTTACAAAAAAATGTTCTTATGGGCATTTATTATTATGGCTCCAGGCTATTACTTATTGGGTCAAGCACAAAGTTTTTGGAGCTTTTTTGCCGCGTTAAGTGCCGTGGCATTTGGTGCTGCCTGTTTTAAGCCCGTGGTTGTGGGGACGGTAAGCCATAGCACCCACGATGGTAATCGTGCCCTAGGCTTTGGTATTTTTTATACCATGGTCAACATTGGCGGTTTTATTGGGCCTTTGGTTGCAGGCTACATGCGTGCCATTAGTTGGGATGCCGTATTTTTGATGTCAGCTGGATGGATCCTACTGAATTTTATTACCCTGTTGTTTTACCAAGACCATACGCAAAAGAGCCAGCTGTCGTTACGCGACACCTTTAAATCGGCGCAGTCGGTTTTAGGTAATGGCCGTTTAGCGTTGACACTGTTTTGTTCGTTGGCACTGCTGATGTCGGCTGGGGTTGAGTTTATCAGTTATACCTCGGCGCTTAGTTTGATTGCACTGTGGCTGTTAACAAACTGGCTTTGGGATAACTACCTGCGCGCTTCGGCACTCACCGCATCTAGCTGGTGGCGACAACCCACTCAGGTGAGTAATCCAACCTTTGCGCTGTATTTGTTGATTTTGGCTGGCTTTTGGACCGTTTATAATCAGTTATTTTATACCTTGCCGTTATATATTCGCGATTATGCCGACACTCAAGACCTGTTAAGCTGGTTTGGTCCTGCTGCAACTGAGTTTTTAGCTCACGTCAATGTCGCTGCATTAGCAGACGAAATCATTGCACTGTTTGCCCGGATCCAAGCTGAGGAAGTGATTAACCTGGAAGCGTTACGCCTACAGTGGGTGCACTTGAAAGTCAATGTGCCCATTACCGAGCTTGAGTTGCTGGTCAGCTCCCTGACGAACATACACCAACTTGGTGAATCGCTGAGCTTAGCGCAAGCCACTGAAATGGCTCATGAGCTGGTGCAATATCGGCAAATTAACCCAGAGTATTTGATCAATTTAAACTTTATCATGATTGTGTTGGCGCAAATCCTAGTCAGCATTTTGTGTCAAAGGTTTAAGCCTTTTTATGTTTTAGTATCTGGGTTAGTGGTCATTGTTGCGGCGTTTTTATTGCTGCTAATGGGGGCCAGTTGGATCAGCGGGCAACTGGTGGTAAGCGTGATTATGTTAATTGCTTTAGGGGAAATGCTGGCTTCACCAAAGAGCCAAGAGTTTGTCGCGAGCATCGCACCCAAGTCTCAGACGGCACTGTATATGGGCTATTACTTTGTCTCCATGGCACTGGGGTTCTTGTTTGCGGGATTTTTATCCGGTTGGAGCTATAAAGTATTGGTGCAAGAGATGGCGCAGCCTAAGCTGATGTGGGGGTTATTTGCTGTGATTGCCGCCTGCACCGCCATTGCTTTGTTGTGGCTCAATGGTGTGATAATTAGACAGCGTGCTACCTCAGTTGGTCGTGATTAG
- a CDS encoding Xaa-Pro dipeptidase, with protein sequence MNKRILTTIALCFCHYAQAESYVINAEAALDVVSGKVISPATLIVTDNKITSLTKSNRMAYPQGAKVIDLPGKTLLPGLYDMHVHLTSDAQVHGYKRLQRTAPRAAITGVRNAQRTLQAGFTSVRNLGAAGYADFALRDAIRDGDVTGPRINASGPSLGITGGHCDNNLLTHEHQVKAAGVADGPWAVRAKVRENIKYGADVIKFCATGGVLSKGTKVGAQQYSQEEMTALVAEAKLRGVTVAAHAHGTEGIKAAIRAGVDSVEHVSFVDDEAIQLAKQQGTYFSMDIYTTEYILAEGEKAGILQESLDKERTVGKTQRASFTKALEAGVKMVFGSDAGVYPHGDNGKQFSRMVQFGMTELQALQAATINAATLLQQQQQLGSLEVGKLADIIAVSGDPLNDIRVMEKVSFVMKNGVIVKQ encoded by the coding sequence ATGAACAAACGAATACTCACTACCATTGCTCTGTGTTTTTGTCATTACGCTCAGGCAGAAAGTTACGTTATTAATGCTGAAGCGGCACTCGATGTTGTCAGCGGCAAAGTGATTTCGCCAGCGACATTAATTGTCACTGACAACAAAATCACCTCATTAACGAAATCCAATCGCATGGCGTACCCTCAAGGGGCGAAGGTGATCGATTTGCCAGGCAAAACCTTATTGCCTGGTCTTTACGATATGCATGTCCATCTTACTTCAGATGCCCAAGTGCACGGCTACAAAAGGCTGCAGCGTACAGCTCCTCGAGCTGCCATTACTGGCGTGAGAAACGCCCAGCGAACACTGCAAGCGGGCTTTACTTCGGTGCGCAACTTAGGGGCGGCAGGTTATGCCGATTTTGCCCTTCGTGACGCCATCCGTGATGGCGATGTAACTGGGCCGCGGATCAACGCTTCTGGCCCCTCGCTTGGGATCACCGGCGGCCATTGCGACAATAATTTGTTGACCCATGAACACCAAGTAAAAGCGGCTGGGGTTGCCGATGGTCCATGGGCGGTACGTGCGAAAGTGCGCGAGAACATTAAATATGGCGCCGATGTGATTAAGTTTTGTGCCACTGGTGGTGTGTTATCAAAAGGCACTAAAGTCGGGGCACAGCAATACTCTCAAGAGGAAATGACGGCGCTGGTCGCTGAAGCTAAGCTTAGGGGAGTAACCGTGGCTGCCCATGCTCATGGTACCGAAGGCATTAAAGCGGCCATTCGTGCCGGAGTGGATTCAGTTGAGCATGTCAGTTTTGTTGATGACGAAGCGATTCAGTTGGCGAAACAGCAGGGCACCTATTTCTCAATGGACATTTACACCACCGAATACATTCTTGCCGAGGGCGAAAAAGCAGGGATTTTGCAAGAAAGCTTAGACAAAGAGCGCACCGTGGGTAAAACCCAGCGTGCTAGCTTTACTAAGGCATTAGAGGCCGGCGTGAAGATGGTGTTTGGCTCAGATGCCGGTGTTTACCCTCATGGCGACAATGGCAAACAATTTAGTCGTATGGTGCAGTTTGGTATGACTGAATTACAAGCCTTGCAAGCGGCCACTATTAATGCCGCGACCTTACTGCAACAACAACAGCAGCTAGGTTCATTGGAGGTGGGTAAGTTGGCCGATATTATTGCCGTTTCGGGTGATCCGTTAAACGACATTAGGGTGATGGAAAAGGTCAGCTTTGTGATGAAAAACGGTGTAATTGTCAAACAGTAA
- the metG gene encoding methionine--tRNA ligase, translating into MTKRKILITSALPYANGPTHLGHLLEYIQTDIWARFQKLQGHETYYVCADDAHGTPIMLNAQKQGITPEEMVKQVSVERQRDFADFNIEFDNYHSTHSEENRELSELIYTRLDDKGYIKKRTISQLFDPEKHIFLPDRFVTGTCPTCKAEEQNGDSCDVCGATYSPTELIEPKSVMSGATPILKDSEHYFFDLPAFEDMLKSWLRSGSLQSEMANKLDEWFADGLQQWDISRDAPYFGFEIPGAPGKYFYVWLDAPIGYMASFKNLCDKQGLNFEEFWAEGSDAELYHFIGKDIIYFHSLFWPAMLEGANFRKPNNVFAHGFVTVNGAKMSKSKGTFVKARTYLEHLDPEYLRYYYAAKLNSGVTDLDLNLEDFAQRVNSDLVGKVVNIASRCAGFITKKFDGKLSSTIMDEALLKSFSDAQDTIAEHYENREFSRAVREIMTLADKANQFIDAEAPWVLAKNEDTLERAHQVCSLGLNLFRVLMTYLKPILPGMAANVEAFLNTELQWSTLSSPLVDHDINKFKALMQRVDMDKVNTMIESSKESLEKKVGGQSSPAKDPDSPLVKEPIAAEIEFDDFAKVDLRIAKIANAEHVDGADKLLKLTLDLGGETRQVFAGIKAAYAPEDLIGKHTVMVANLKPRKMRFGLSEGMVLAAGPGGKEIYILNPDEGSQPGMRVM; encoded by the coding sequence ATGACGAAGAGAAAAATTCTCATTACTAGTGCACTACCCTATGCCAATGGTCCTACTCACCTAGGCCATTTGCTGGAGTACATCCAGACCGATATTTGGGCCCGCTTTCAAAAGCTCCAAGGTCATGAAACTTACTATGTTTGCGCCGATGATGCCCATGGCACACCGATCATGCTCAACGCGCAAAAACAAGGTATCACGCCCGAGGAAATGGTGAAGCAGGTCAGTGTTGAGCGCCAACGCGATTTTGCCGATTTCAATATTGAATTTGACAATTATCACAGTACCCATAGCGAAGAAAACCGCGAACTAAGCGAGCTTATCTACACTCGCCTTGATGATAAAGGCTACATTAAAAAGCGCACTATCTCGCAGTTATTTGACCCTGAAAAGCACATTTTCTTACCGGATCGCTTTGTCACTGGCACCTGCCCAACCTGTAAAGCCGAAGAACAAAACGGCGACAGCTGTGATGTCTGTGGTGCAACCTACAGCCCAACTGAGTTGATTGAGCCAAAATCGGTTATGTCTGGTGCTACCCCCATCTTAAAAGACTCAGAGCACTACTTCTTCGACTTGCCCGCATTTGAAGATATGTTGAAGTCTTGGCTGCGCTCTGGCAGCTTGCAATCAGAAATGGCCAACAAACTCGATGAATGGTTTGCCGACGGTTTGCAGCAATGGGACATTAGCCGTGATGCTCCCTACTTTGGCTTTGAGATCCCAGGCGCACCGGGGAAATATTTTTACGTTTGGCTAGATGCGCCAATCGGCTACATGGCCAGCTTTAAAAACCTATGCGATAAGCAAGGTCTTAATTTTGAAGAGTTTTGGGCCGAAGGCTCTGATGCTGAGCTGTATCATTTTATTGGTAAAGACATCATTTATTTCCACAGCCTATTTTGGCCTGCAATGCTTGAAGGCGCCAACTTCCGTAAGCCAAACAATGTTTTTGCTCACGGCTTTGTTACCGTTAATGGCGCCAAGATGTCTAAATCTAAAGGCACTTTCGTTAAAGCACGCACGTATTTAGAACACTTAGACCCTGAGTATCTTCGTTATTACTACGCGGCGAAACTAAACAGTGGCGTGACCGACCTGGATCTCAACTTAGAAGATTTTGCTCAACGAGTAAATTCTGACTTGGTTGGTAAGGTGGTGAATATTGCCAGTCGCTGTGCCGGCTTTATCACTAAGAAGTTTGACGGCAAGCTGAGCAGCACCATTATGGATGAGGCCCTGCTGAAAAGCTTTAGCGACGCCCAAGACACCATTGCTGAGCATTATGAAAATCGTGAGTTCAGCCGTGCTGTGCGCGAGATCATGACCTTAGCTGACAAAGCAAACCAGTTTATCGACGCCGAAGCGCCTTGGGTACTGGCTAAAAACGAAGACACCCTAGAGCGGGCGCACCAAGTTTGTTCATTGGGACTCAACCTATTCCGTGTCTTGATGACTTACTTGAAACCCATTTTGCCTGGTATGGCCGCCAATGTTGAGGCGTTCCTTAATACTGAGCTGCAGTGGTCTACTCTTTCTAGCCCATTGGTTGATCATGACATCAATAAGTTTAAGGCACTGATGCAGCGCGTTGATATGGATAAAGTCAACACCATGATTGAATCTTCAAAAGAAAGCTTAGAGAAAAAAGTCGGTGGTCAATCAAGCCCAGCCAAAGACCCAGACAGTCCTTTGGTAAAAGAGCCCATCGCCGCTGAAATTGAATTTGATGACTTTGCTAAAGTCGACCTGCGCATTGCCAAAATCGCCAATGCAGAGCATGTTGATGGCGCCGATAAGTTGTTAAAACTGACGTTAGACCTAGGTGGAGAAACACGCCAAGTGTTTGCAGGCATTAAGGCCGCGTATGCACCTGAAGACTTGATTGGCAAACACACCGTGATGGTGGCCAACCTTAAACCGCGTAAAATGCGCTTTGGTTTATCTGAAGGCATGGTTTTAGCTGCAGGGCCTGGTGGTAAAGAAATCTACATCTTAAACCCTGACGAAGGCTCACAGCCAGGTATGCGGGTAATGTAA
- the apbC gene encoding iron-sulfur cluster carrier protein ApbC, producing MFGLEKWFAKGKNSKQAVAELLKGYRSAVLPVGIDSNWIVKVADNKDALTVNINLPFALNCEQQLSEFLSNKLDQPVVVNTQVVVVGRPKFKAIKHIILVASGKGGVGKSTSAINLAYGLSAQGAKVGVLDADIYGPSLPSLMAMGNAKPQAKDDKTLLPIERHGIKAMSIGFLVAAEDATVWRGPMASQALTQLLNETDWGELDYLIVDMPPGTGDIQLTMTQKVPASGAVIVTTPQTLALADAQKGIAMFEKVQLPILGLIENMSYFNCHHCGGRNDIFGAAQGTELTSRYGAPLLAEVPLHDSIRNATESGDNIIATQQSEDANAAHQVADHYVDCAQLVASMLYYQSDSTSGVEVVMTED from the coding sequence ATGTTTGGACTGGAAAAGTGGTTCGCTAAAGGAAAAAACAGCAAACAAGCCGTTGCAGAACTTCTAAAGGGATACCGCAGTGCCGTTTTGCCTGTGGGGATCGATAGTAATTGGATAGTCAAAGTCGCAGACAATAAAGACGCGTTGACAGTCAATATTAACCTGCCCTTTGCACTCAATTGTGAGCAACAGCTCAGTGAGTTTCTCAGTAATAAACTCGACCAACCCGTGGTAGTAAACACTCAAGTGGTGGTGGTTGGACGCCCTAAGTTTAAAGCCATTAAGCACATTATTTTGGTGGCTTCGGGCAAGGGCGGCGTGGGTAAGTCGACGTCTGCGATTAACCTCGCATATGGTTTATCTGCGCAAGGCGCCAAAGTGGGGGTGCTGGATGCCGATATTTATGGCCCGTCTTTGCCAAGCTTGATGGCCATGGGTAATGCAAAACCGCAAGCAAAAGATGACAAAACATTATTACCGATTGAACGTCACGGCATTAAAGCGATGTCAATCGGCTTTTTAGTGGCAGCAGAAGATGCCACCGTGTGGCGCGGCCCTATGGCTTCGCAGGCATTAACACAGCTATTAAATGAAACCGATTGGGGCGAGTTAGATTATCTGATAGTCGACATGCCCCCCGGTACTGGCGATATTCAATTAACCATGACCCAAAAAGTGCCGGCCAGTGGTGCTGTTATCGTCACAACACCTCAGACACTGGCCTTGGCCGATGCGCAAAAAGGCATTGCCATGTTTGAAAAGGTGCAATTGCCGATTTTAGGTTTGATTGAAAATATGAGTTATTTCAACTGTCACCACTGTGGTGGTCGCAATGATATTTTTGGTGCCGCTCAAGGTACTGAACTGACGAGCCGTTATGGCGCGCCATTGTTGGCTGAAGTGCCTTTACACGACAGCATTCGCAACGCCACCGAGTCTGGTGACAATATTATCGCCACGCAGCAATCCGAGGATGCAAATGCTGCCCATCAGGTGGCGGATCATTATGTCGATTGTGCCCAACTGGTGGCCAGTATGTTATATTATCAATCAGACTCAACATCGGGTGTTGAGGTTGTGATGACGGAAGATTAA
- the dcd gene encoding dCTP deaminase — MRLSDTHIREAIEQQRIVIEPTPKPEMISGVTVDLRLGNKFRVFQDHAAPYVDLSGPKEQINAAMESIMSDEIVLDEGQAFFLHPGELALAMTYEKVTLPADLVGWLDGRSSLARLGLMVHVTAHRIDPGWSGNIVLEFYNSGKLPLALRPNMKIGAMSFETMTSVAEFPYNERKDAKYKDQSGAIASRISDDS, encoded by the coding sequence ATGAGATTATCGGATACCCATATTCGAGAAGCAATAGAGCAGCAACGAATCGTAATAGAGCCGACGCCAAAGCCAGAAATGATTTCTGGAGTTACGGTGGACCTTAGGCTAGGTAATAAGTTTCGCGTGTTTCAAGACCACGCAGCACCCTACGTTGATTTAAGTGGCCCGAAAGAGCAAATCAATGCCGCCATGGAATCCATCATGAGCGATGAGATTGTGTTAGATGAAGGCCAAGCTTTTTTCCTTCATCCCGGTGAGCTGGCGTTAGCCATGACCTATGAAAAAGTCACCTTACCTGCCGATTTAGTGGGGTGGTTGGATGGTCGTTCGTCATTGGCTCGTTTGGGTCTAATGGTGCACGTCACGGCGCATCGTATCGACCCGGGTTGGTCGGGCAATATCGTGTTGGAGTTTTATAATTCTGGAAAGCTGCCATTGGCACTGAGACCAAACATGAAAATTGGTGCGATGAGTTTTGAAACCATGACCAGTGTCGCTGAGTTTCCTTACAACGAACGCAAAGACGCCAAATACAAAGATCAAAGCGGCGCCATCGCTTCTCGAATTAGCGACGACAGTTAA
- a CDS encoding EAL domain-containing protein, protein MWLSVARQALIAVFLAGALLAMVFPGVASDDNKTQQTNTPVATFAIAYGELSNAQFAPLESQFYVPKAQAVWLKANINETRLNEDVVLTVERPLLGQVAFYHRDSAGSLSALDGEHVTTSLRHFSPHLIVHEPKRLQHVYIKITSPYRSQSQISLTSYANYHSQVDNRLFASGVFSGVLLLLSVYMFATGLLSKRASLLSIAGYILSLGGFYIIHQGLTDVFFSYQTTLTVMQYSSSLLAAALGCCLLFFYHFLVRRRLTGTINTMTQSMAYGYLLVAAAIVISAGQLAFAVQAVLVLVALAVAMAVLLQQQQSNRKEVWFCGAVWMPILLLMGLFAVGQLTRTMLLSTSLTHLLVSSHLVLLLGFVVWHDSESRKNFIKYTRVDKDTELSNKFALFTALEELELKNKAHTLLLFKPLILPTIKLNFGLSFANQYINKLFKKVSQQINTYGNAAIANPVDTEIYRLEEDVFAIILDGKIEVSQVEQYVCILSSVFEEGVGFKDTKIVDSLEVGVANHPMHAKTTEKLVQRALQALNTKSQNGQRWHLFDVENSMSSERQLQLSSHLKGAIEQNQFSLFFQPQVNLTTGKVFGSEALLRWLHPDFGYIPPDEFIPIAESSGQIFEITEWVLEQALHYQAQITQVMPDHVISINISGRDLNRKELSVQLITLINELSLAPSQIMIEITESVTIGKEAELQGVLDDYRSIGVKVAIDDFGTGYSSLAYLSKLGFDELKIDKSFVMDIETSKSNQTICKATCDMAHNLGSKVVAEGVEDVNSYIRLQAYGCDYAQGYFISRPLPFNEYISWLTKVSDSDDIKSFLVR, encoded by the coding sequence ATGTGGCTGAGCGTAGCAAGGCAGGCGCTAATAGCAGTCTTTTTAGCTGGTGCTTTACTTGCCATGGTCTTTCCAGGTGTTGCCAGTGACGATAATAAAACACAACAGACAAATACCCCTGTGGCGACATTTGCGATTGCGTACGGGGAGTTAAGTAATGCACAATTTGCGCCCCTTGAAAGCCAGTTTTACGTGCCCAAAGCGCAAGCAGTTTGGCTAAAAGCCAACATCAATGAAACCAGGTTAAACGAAGACGTTGTCCTTACTGTGGAGCGGCCATTATTAGGTCAGGTTGCATTTTATCACCGCGATAGCGCAGGAAGTTTATCCGCGCTGGATGGTGAGCACGTCACCACATCGCTGCGTCACTTCTCACCCCACTTAATAGTACACGAGCCGAAGCGACTGCAACACGTATACATCAAGATCACTTCTCCGTATCGGTCGCAGTCGCAGATCTCGCTTACTTCCTACGCTAATTATCATAGCCAAGTCGACAATCGCCTGTTTGCCAGTGGGGTATTTTCCGGGGTGTTATTGCTGTTGAGCGTTTACATGTTCGCCACTGGGCTATTGTCAAAAAGAGCAAGCCTGCTCTCGATTGCAGGCTATATCTTGTCATTAGGCGGGTTTTATATTATTCATCAAGGCCTGACAGACGTTTTCTTTAGCTATCAAACCACCCTCACGGTTATGCAGTACAGTAGCAGTTTATTGGCTGCGGCGCTGGGCTGTTGTTTATTATTTTTCTATCACTTTTTAGTTCGACGACGATTAACAGGCACCATCAACACCATGACGCAAAGCATGGCTTATGGTTACTTGTTGGTGGCCGCAGCCATTGTGATCAGTGCCGGTCAGCTCGCGTTTGCAGTGCAAGCGGTATTGGTATTAGTGGCGCTGGCCGTCGCTATGGCCGTGTTGTTGCAACAACAGCAAAGTAACCGTAAAGAAGTGTGGTTTTGTGGGGCAGTGTGGATGCCAATTCTGCTTCTGATGGGACTTTTTGCCGTGGGACAATTAACCAGAACCATGCTGTTGTCCACTTCTTTGACTCATCTATTGGTGTCATCGCACTTGGTGTTATTGTTAGGGTTTGTGGTTTGGCACGACAGTGAAAGTCGCAAGAATTTTATTAAATATACTCGAGTGGATAAAGACACTGAGTTGTCAAATAAGTTTGCTCTATTTACGGCACTGGAAGAGCTGGAGCTTAAAAATAAAGCACACACTTTATTGTTATTTAAACCGCTCATACTGCCTACCATCAAACTGAACTTTGGCCTGAGCTTTGCCAACCAATACATCAACAAATTGTTCAAAAAGGTCTCTCAGCAAATCAATACTTATGGTAACGCGGCGATCGCCAATCCGGTCGACACTGAGATTTATCGCCTAGAAGAGGATGTATTTGCCATTATCCTCGATGGTAAGATTGAAGTGAGTCAGGTCGAGCAATATGTCTGTATTCTTTCTTCAGTATTTGAAGAGGGAGTGGGTTTTAAAGACACCAAAATAGTAGATAGCCTTGAAGTTGGGGTAGCCAATCACCCAATGCATGCTAAAACTACTGAAAAATTAGTGCAAAGAGCACTGCAGGCACTCAATACCAAATCGCAAAATGGTCAACGCTGGCATTTATTTGACGTTGAAAACTCAATGTCTTCCGAGCGTCAGTTGCAATTGAGTTCGCACTTGAAAGGGGCCATCGAGCAGAATCAATTTAGTTTGTTTTTTCAGCCGCAAGTGAACCTTACGACAGGCAAAGTCTTTGGTTCAGAGGCGTTATTGCGCTGGCTGCACCCTGATTTTGGGTATATTCCTCCGGATGAGTTTATTCCCATCGCTGAGTCCTCAGGCCAGATTTTTGAAATAACCGAATGGGTGTTAGAGCAGGCCTTGCATTACCAAGCGCAGATCACTCAAGTGATGCCCGATCACGTTATTTCGATAAATATTTCCGGTCGTGACCTAAATCGTAAAGAGCTTTCGGTACAGTTGATCACCTTGATTAACGAATTATCCTTAGCGCCATCGCAAATCATGATAGAAATCACCGAGTCGGTAACCATAGGCAAAGAGGCTGAGCTACAAGGGGTGTTGGACGACTATCGCTCTATCGGCGTAAAGGTGGCTATTGATGATTTTGGCACCGGGTATTCCTCGCTTGCTTATTTGAGTAAGCTTGGTTTCGATGAATTGAAAATAGACAAAAGTTTTGTCATGGACATTGAAACCTCTAAAAGCAATCAGACCATCTGTAAGGCGACTTGCGATATGGCCCATAACCTTGGTTCTAAAGTTGTGGCTGAAGGGGTGGAAGACGTTAATAGCTATATTCGTTTACAAGCCTATGGCTGTGATTACGCCCAAGGGTATTTTATATCGCGGCCCTTGCCCTTTAATGAATATATTAGCTGGCTGACCAAGGTCAGTGATTCTGATGATATAAAATCTTTCCTAGTTCGTTAA
- a CDS encoding CLCA_X family protein, whose protein sequence is MKLPRIQRGFKRHGPDYRFGDQVDFAEIKHTFGFKTMTIGHWVKPEEKHISANLIYDALADLAQILQLPPATIGLRNTLNFAFGSGGQPGVQAHYCASSNTLALAKNAGGGALAHEWWHAFDHYICQHLIAKPSHGFASAAWLRAKQVKPHALNRLLDNYFSNTFLQPDKQRPSDFFSVAKVADQANKQIYYAMPEELSARMFEAIIAYHGDISNDFLASGIKYSELERLGLYPSQKQLARCAAPLLGYFNELGKILYHQNH, encoded by the coding sequence ATGAAGCTTCCGAGAATACAACGCGGCTTTAAACGCCATGGGCCAGACTACCGCTTTGGCGACCAAGTGGATTTTGCCGAAATAAAACACACTTTTGGCTTTAAAACCATGACCATAGGTCATTGGGTGAAGCCAGAAGAAAAACACATTTCTGCCAATTTAATTTATGATGCGCTGGCCGATTTAGCTCAAATACTGCAGCTGCCACCTGCAACCATTGGCCTACGCAACACCCTAAATTTTGCCTTTGGCAGTGGCGGCCAACCTGGTGTTCAAGCCCACTATTGTGCCAGCTCCAATACCTTAGCATTAGCAAAAAACGCCGGCGGTGGCGCTCTAGCCCATGAATGGTGGCACGCCTTTGATCACTATATTTGTCAGCACCTGATTGCCAAACCCAGTCATGGCTTTGCTTCTGCGGCCTGGCTTAGAGCTAAACAGGTAAAGCCTCACGCACTAAATCGTTTGCTCGATAACTATTTTAGCAACACCTTTTTACAGCCCGATAAACAACGACCCAGTGACTTTTTTAGCGTGGCAAAAGTAGCCGATCAAGCCAATAAGCAAATTTACTACGCCATGCCCGAAGAGCTCAGCGCACGGATGTTTGAAGCGATCATTGCCTATCATGGCGATATTTCCAATGACTTTCTGGCCTCGGGAATTAAATACTCGGAGCTTGAACGTTTGGGGCTTTATCCCAGCCAAAAGCAATTGGCACGTTGTGCAGCCCCCTTGCTGGGGTACTTTAACGAACTAGGAAAGATTTTATATCATCAGAATCACTGA
- a CDS encoding tRNA-uridine aminocarboxypropyltransferase, with translation MNKITSVMKRPVCPSCDFPVTTCVCSYLSQPLNNHIEVVILQHPSETKVAKNTAKLLALQLQHIQLVVGESAADFSAVQSYLANRKAALLYPNKHAQTLAAGAAEKLELDTIIILDGTWKKATRLYQSNHWLHDLPSFSFATHDQSHYTIRKSKHEFSLSTLEACARFLDLVEGCDVTQLLTLQQGMVEQQMKFMTPDVRRRYQNK, from the coding sequence ATGAATAAAATTACCAGTGTTATGAAGCGTCCGGTTTGTCCATCTTGTGATTTTCCTGTCACAACCTGTGTCTGTAGTTACCTAAGCCAACCCCTTAATAACCACATTGAAGTGGTGATTTTGCAGCACCCCAGCGAAACCAAAGTAGCAAAAAACACCGCAAAATTACTGGCGTTACAGTTACAGCACATTCAGCTAGTCGTCGGTGAAAGCGCCGCAGATTTTAGCGCAGTGCAAAGCTACCTTGCTAACCGAAAGGCGGCGTTACTTTACCCCAATAAACACGCACAAACACTCGCTGCAGGGGCGGCTGAAAAGCTCGAGCTTGATACCATTATTATCTTGGATGGCACCTGGAAAAAAGCCACTCGGCTGTATCAAAGTAATCACTGGCTGCATGATTTACCCAGCTTTAGCTTCGCGACTCATGATCAAAGTCACTACACCATTCGTAAGTCTAAGCATGAGTTCAGTTTATCCACATTAGAGGCCTGTGCACGCTTTTTAGATCTGGTCGAAGGCTGTGATGTCACCCAGTTATTGACGCTACAGCAAGGCATGGTGGAACAACAAATGAAATTTATGACACCCGATGTCCGTAGACGCTATCAAAATAAATAA